The Neorhodopirellula lusitana genome includes a window with the following:
- a CDS encoding PAS domain S-box protein: MKKSSQVNDPHLSQSPLLESGASSLSAFTARLNQFGIGCCCIEPGNLVILESNSVFGDFVGLDGKDLIGRSLSVFLPEMEKAGIVQSLESLRDNDQSSVSQTLHVQGDGDHQRWIKATFVYWDQGDEREGTVVATAVDITESVKADEERKQAIQRLELAQKHSKVGCWELPKGSEVVWWSKEMYESFRWDPSGLAPTFDQFMQFVHIDDREAVLKAHQTEPELHRTIEVEFRAEVSKGQMRWFHATITSVQRGRNAIRFGTTQDVTERHQMESAIVASERLYREIVEQSAEGITIVDVTGHVVKVNDIAAQMFGYEPEDLVGKNIFSLIGDASKDDLQTNYENRAVGSSEAVEYRVKHRDGHDVWVLVSTRPYFDDGGKFCGTRNVVVNISHRKLAEELARKAEIANARLDMLSSRERNVFSRVVEGDMNKVIAKRLDISEKTVERHRSNVMKKLGVKSITELVRIALDAESVEH, translated from the coding sequence ATGAAGAAGAGTTCCCAAGTCAACGATCCCCATCTTTCACAATCACCGCTCCTGGAATCAGGTGCGTCCAGCCTCTCTGCCTTCACCGCACGGCTCAACCAGTTCGGAATTGGTTGCTGCTGCATCGAGCCAGGCAATCTAGTGATCCTTGAGTCGAATTCGGTTTTTGGTGATTTTGTTGGGCTCGATGGTAAGGACTTGATCGGTAGGTCATTAAGCGTGTTCCTACCTGAAATGGAGAAAGCTGGGATCGTGCAATCGCTGGAGTCGTTGCGTGATAACGACCAATCCAGTGTCAGTCAAACACTTCATGTGCAGGGCGACGGCGATCATCAACGTTGGATCAAGGCAACGTTCGTGTATTGGGACCAAGGCGACGAACGTGAGGGAACGGTGGTGGCGACTGCCGTCGATATCACTGAAAGTGTGAAGGCGGATGAAGAACGCAAACAGGCGATTCAGCGATTAGAACTGGCACAGAAGCATTCCAAGGTGGGGTGTTGGGAACTGCCCAAAGGCAGTGAGGTCGTTTGGTGGTCGAAGGAAATGTATGAGAGCTTTCGCTGGGATCCGAGCGGATTAGCGCCGACCTTCGATCAGTTTATGCAATTCGTGCACATTGATGATCGTGAAGCTGTTTTAAAGGCACATCAGACTGAACCCGAATTGCATCGCACTATCGAAGTTGAATTTCGAGCGGAGGTGTCGAAGGGACAGATGCGATGGTTTCATGCAACGATCACGTCGGTACAGCGAGGCAGAAATGCGATCCGTTTTGGAACGACTCAAGACGTGACTGAACGGCATCAAATGGAGTCTGCGATCGTTGCCAGTGAGAGACTCTACCGAGAGATCGTTGAGCAGTCCGCTGAAGGCATTACGATCGTTGACGTAACCGGACACGTTGTCAAAGTGAACGACATTGCGGCGCAGATGTTTGGTTACGAACCAGAGGACCTGGTTGGGAAGAACATCTTCAGTCTGATTGGTGACGCGTCTAAAGACGACCTGCAAACGAACTATGAGAATCGAGCAGTCGGCAGTTCGGAGGCCGTCGAGTATCGAGTCAAGCATCGTGACGGCCATGATGTGTGGGTCTTGGTCTCAACTCGCCCCTATTTTGACGATGGTGGAAAGTTTTGTGGGACGCGGAATGTGGTCGTCAACATATCGCATCGCAAGCTCGCCGAAGAACTCGCCAGGAAGGCTGAAATTGCGAACGCACGGTTGGACATGCTTTCATCTCGCGAGCGAAATGTTTTTTCGCGAGTAGTGGAGGGCGATATGAACAAGGTGATCGCGAAGCGACTCGACATCAGCGAAAAGACCGTGGAGCGTCATCGATCCAACGTCATGAAAAAGCTTGGCGTCAAAAGCATCACCGAATTAGTCCGAATCGCCTTGGATGCTGAATCTGTTGAACACTGA
- the proB gene encoding glutamate 5-kinase, translating to MTSRSPATDADFDGVQEVIRQQIIDQTQCVVVKVGTRVLTTSDGKLDLERVDILAGQLARIADSGRHVIMVSSGAVGAGVAKLGLPTRPVGVAKLQAVAAIGQTDLIRAYEHSLIQRGYHVGQVLLTKNDLRRRSGYLHVRNALTGIHEFGSIAVVNENDSVAVAELKTTFGDNDRLAAHVAGLFNDALLILLTDVRGLYDGHPDDDNSQKIEMVRDLDGDVMSMAEDKDSAVSKGGMEGKLRASRLANSHGHPTIIGPGRQDDVLDQIFAGKSVGTLFIPPKRTLRGRRRWIGSAAVSVGKLHLDEGAVEAIRDKGRSLLAVGIVRVDGVFSHGDVVSLVSPDDEEIARGLCNYRSQEMSLIAGRSNIEIEAILGHRPYENVIHRNNLVINLLEK from the coding sequence ATGACTTCCAGATCTCCAGCGACGGATGCGGACTTCGATGGCGTGCAAGAAGTCATTCGGCAACAAATCATCGACCAAACCCAGTGTGTGGTCGTCAAGGTTGGCACACGGGTCCTCACAACCAGCGACGGCAAGCTCGACCTAGAACGAGTCGATATCCTGGCCGGACAACTGGCTCGGATCGCCGACTCCGGACGCCATGTCATCATGGTCAGTAGTGGGGCCGTCGGCGCAGGTGTGGCCAAACTCGGCTTACCAACACGCCCCGTAGGGGTGGCGAAGTTGCAAGCCGTTGCCGCCATCGGCCAGACCGACCTGATCCGTGCCTATGAGCATTCGCTGATTCAGCGTGGCTACCACGTTGGCCAAGTCCTGCTCACCAAGAATGACCTGCGACGTCGCAGTGGGTACCTGCACGTTCGCAATGCGTTGACTGGGATCCATGAATTCGGTTCGATCGCCGTCGTGAACGAAAACGATTCTGTCGCGGTTGCCGAACTGAAAACCACCTTCGGTGACAACGATCGGCTAGCGGCCCACGTCGCGGGACTGTTCAACGACGCGTTGCTGATTCTGTTGACCGACGTTCGTGGCCTGTATGACGGCCACCCCGACGACGACAACAGCCAAAAGATCGAGATGGTTCGCGATTTGGATGGCGATGTCATGTCGATGGCGGAAGACAAGGACTCGGCCGTCAGCAAAGGCGGCATGGAAGGCAAGCTACGAGCCTCGCGGCTAGCCAACTCGCACGGGCACCCGACCATCATCGGCCCTGGTCGCCAAGACGATGTGCTGGATCAAATTTTTGCTGGCAAGTCGGTCGGCACACTCTTTATCCCACCCAAACGAACCTTGCGTGGACGTCGCCGCTGGATCGGAAGTGCTGCCGTCTCCGTGGGCAAACTGCACCTCGACGAAGGTGCGGTGGAAGCCATCCGAGACAAAGGACGCAGCCTCTTGGCCGTCGGGATTGTTCGCGTTGATGGAGTCTTTTCACACGGCGACGTGGTCAGCTTGGTCTCCCCCGATGACGAAGAGATTGCTCGCGGGCTATGCAACTATCGCAGCCAAGAAATGTCCCTGATCGCAGGACGTTCCAATATCGAAATCGAAGCGATCCTGGGACACCGTCCGTACGAAAACGTCATCCACCGCAACAACTTGGTCATCAACCTGCTCGAAAAGTAG
- the ypfJ gene encoding KPN_02809 family neutral zinc metallopeptidase, which yields MRWRGRRQSENVEDRRTVGRPVAAVGGGIGVVVIAIIIGLLGGNPQQFLQQARQNQPAQEAGPGGVELTAAEKEAGDFVKTVFADTEDVWTRLFAANDRNYQKPVLVLFKDQVRSGCGMASSGTGPFYCPADQKVYLDTSFFEQLSRQLGAPGDFAQAYVVAHEVGHHVQKLLGYTDQVDQIRQQVPEVEYNKYSVRLELQADFFAGVMLHHANRMHDIIEAGDIEEALVAAQAIGDDTLQKRSKGYVQPETFNHGTSEQRVRWFSKGLKTGDLTLGDTFGAKQL from the coding sequence ATGCGATGGCGTGGCAGACGACAAAGTGAGAACGTGGAAGACCGGCGAACCGTCGGCCGGCCGGTGGCAGCGGTTGGTGGCGGCATCGGTGTGGTGGTGATCGCGATCATTATCGGGCTCTTGGGTGGAAATCCACAGCAGTTCCTGCAACAAGCCCGCCAAAACCAGCCTGCGCAAGAGGCCGGACCGGGCGGAGTGGAGCTGACCGCGGCCGAGAAAGAAGCTGGCGATTTCGTTAAAACGGTCTTCGCCGATACCGAGGATGTGTGGACGCGACTATTCGCAGCCAACGACAGAAATTATCAAAAACCGGTTCTCGTCTTGTTCAAAGACCAAGTTCGCAGTGGTTGCGGCATGGCCAGCAGCGGAACTGGGCCGTTTTACTGCCCGGCCGATCAGAAGGTTTACCTGGACACATCGTTCTTTGAACAACTGTCTCGACAACTCGGAGCCCCTGGTGACTTCGCCCAGGCCTACGTCGTTGCACATGAGGTCGGTCACCACGTCCAAAAACTATTGGGCTACACGGACCAAGTGGATCAAATTCGCCAGCAGGTGCCCGAGGTGGAATACAACAAGTACTCCGTTCGACTGGAATTGCAGGCTGACTTCTTCGCTGGCGTGATGCTTCACCATGCCAACCGCATGCACGATATCATCGAAGCCGGTGATATCGAAGAAGCTCTGGTAGCTGCCCAGGCAATTGGAGACGACACGCTCCAAAAACGCAGCAAAGGATACGTTCAACCTGAAACCTTCAACCACGGTACCAGCGAACAACGCGTTCGCTGGTTTAGTAAGGGTCTCAAGACGGGCGACCTCACGCTCGGTGACACATTTGGTGCAAAGCAGCTCTAA
- the rimO gene encoding 30S ribosomal protein S12 methylthiotransferase RimO, whose product MQLPIYQKNELNVATPPATIADQEAEAGKPRGQYAVVSLGCPKNLVDTEQMLGRLDADGYRMVDSVDGADFVVVNTCAFIDSARDESMEAIDEMLALKRDGKLRNVVVTGCLAERQQGKLLEDRPEIDALVGVFGRNDIVSVVDDLYSGLEEQRTVFKPAAVNPLSDAMRSAVTPRHFAYLKISEGCDRLCTFCAIPKMRGKHFSKPIEQIVDEAKRLGDSGVREIVVVAQDTTYYGMDRYGKPRLNDLLQQLDQIESVDWIRLMYFYPMYIDDALIDTIASANRIVPYIDMPLQHASDSMLKRMSRKTTRKLQTEIVHKLRDRIDSLVMRTTMITGFPGETEDDFKELLDFVDESQFENLGVFTYSIEEDTPAARLPNRVDPEVAIRRRDELMALQQSIAFEWNASRVGGTEEVLIDAPMPEQEGVFIGRTRNEAPDVDGLVYVSQVNEDAPVEVGQIRPCEIVASQGYDLAAAAVE is encoded by the coding sequence ATGCAACTCCCCATTTATCAAAAAAACGAACTGAACGTCGCCACCCCTCCGGCGACCATTGCCGATCAAGAGGCGGAGGCAGGTAAGCCGCGGGGACAATATGCAGTCGTATCACTGGGGTGCCCCAAAAACCTAGTTGATACCGAGCAAATGCTGGGGCGTCTGGATGCAGACGGTTACCGCATGGTGGATTCCGTTGACGGAGCGGACTTTGTCGTCGTCAACACGTGCGCGTTTATCGATTCAGCACGCGATGAGTCGATGGAGGCGATCGATGAAATGCTCGCGTTGAAGCGGGATGGCAAACTCCGCAACGTGGTTGTTACCGGATGCTTAGCCGAACGACAACAAGGCAAACTGCTCGAGGATCGCCCTGAGATCGATGCCCTGGTGGGTGTCTTTGGCCGAAATGACATCGTCTCGGTTGTCGACGATCTGTACTCCGGACTAGAAGAGCAGCGGACCGTTTTCAAGCCTGCCGCAGTCAATCCGCTGTCCGATGCGATGCGGTCCGCCGTCACGCCACGGCACTTTGCCTATCTGAAAATCAGCGAAGGATGCGACCGGCTTTGTACCTTTTGTGCCATTCCGAAGATGCGGGGCAAACACTTCAGTAAACCGATCGAACAGATCGTGGATGAAGCCAAACGTCTCGGCGATAGCGGCGTTCGTGAAATCGTTGTCGTCGCTCAAGACACGACCTACTACGGCATGGACCGTTACGGAAAGCCACGTCTAAATGACCTGCTGCAACAACTCGACCAAATTGAGTCGGTGGATTGGATTCGCTTGATGTACTTCTATCCGATGTATATCGACGACGCGCTGATTGACACGATTGCGTCGGCGAATCGTATCGTGCCTTATATCGACATGCCACTGCAACACGCCAGCGATTCGATGTTGAAGCGGATGTCTCGCAAGACGACACGTAAACTACAAACCGAGATCGTGCACAAGTTACGCGATCGGATTGATTCGTTGGTCATGCGAACCACCATGATCACTGGGTTTCCTGGTGAGACCGAAGACGATTTTAAGGAACTGTTGGACTTCGTTGACGAGTCCCAGTTCGAAAATTTGGGTGTGTTCACGTATTCAATCGAAGAAGACACGCCGGCAGCACGTCTTCCTAATCGAGTGGATCCGGAAGTGGCTATCCGTCGCCGCGATGAGTTAATGGCCCTTCAGCAAAGCATCGCATTCGAATGGAATGCGAGTCGGGTTGGCGGCACGGAAGAAGTCTTGATCGACGCACCGATGCCGGAGCAAGAAGGTGTCTTCATCGGACGAACACGCAACGAAGCCCCGGATGTTGACGGGCTGGTTTACGTGTCGCAGGTCAACGAAGACGCCCCAGTTGAAGTCGGCCAAATTCGCCCCTGCGAAATTGTCGCCTCCCAAGGCTACGACCTCGCTGCCGCTGCGGTGGAGTAG
- the arsJ gene encoding organoarsenical effux MFS transporter ArsJ: MDVRNYSLVTAAYWGFTLSDGALRMLVLLYFHQLGYTPVSLAFLFLLYEFCGILTNLFGGWIGSRMGLRITLYAGLATQVFALVMLSFVQPTWAASFSVAYVMASQALSGIAKDLTKMSSKSAVKLLVKGNDEAENQTALFKWVAILTGSKNALKGLGFLLGGVLLSWVGFAASLWAMAGALAIILVCALFMLDADMGRTKTKTKFTQLFAKSREINVLSIARFYLFSSRDVWFVVGLPIFLATQLNWGFTGVGAFMAAWVIGYGFVQAFAPKLIRKSGGVAAKARAAQIWAFALVLVSAAMALAIQFDFHPTASILIGLTVFGIIFAVNSSIHSYLILAYTDSDQVALNVGFYYMANACGRLVGTLLSGVVYLYAGLSGCLWASTALVAGALLSTMWLPRSSHESSAISEADDDMLAGVTNA; this comes from the coding sequence ATGGACGTCCGAAACTACTCACTTGTGACCGCTGCCTACTGGGGATTCACCCTTAGCGATGGCGCGCTGCGAATGCTGGTGCTGTTGTATTTTCATCAGCTCGGATACACCCCGGTCAGTCTTGCGTTCTTGTTCCTGCTGTATGAGTTTTGCGGGATCTTAACGAACCTGTTCGGTGGTTGGATTGGCTCACGAATGGGGCTTCGCATCACCCTGTATGCTGGCTTGGCTACCCAGGTGTTTGCGTTGGTGATGTTGTCCTTCGTTCAACCGACCTGGGCAGCAAGTTTTTCAGTCGCCTATGTCATGGCCAGCCAAGCGCTGTCGGGAATCGCCAAAGACCTGACCAAAATGAGTTCCAAGAGCGCCGTCAAACTTCTGGTCAAAGGGAATGACGAGGCCGAAAACCAAACAGCGCTCTTCAAGTGGGTTGCCATCTTAACGGGATCCAAGAACGCACTGAAAGGATTGGGGTTCTTGCTAGGCGGTGTCTTGCTTAGCTGGGTAGGATTCGCTGCGTCGCTATGGGCGATGGCGGGTGCACTCGCAATCATCCTGGTGTGCGCGTTGTTCATGCTCGACGCAGACATGGGACGTACTAAAACGAAGACCAAGTTCACGCAGTTGTTTGCAAAGAGCCGCGAGATCAATGTCCTATCGATCGCCCGGTTCTACCTGTTCAGTTCTCGCGACGTTTGGTTCGTTGTCGGGTTGCCGATTTTCCTGGCCACGCAACTGAACTGGGGATTCACCGGCGTCGGAGCGTTCATGGCCGCGTGGGTGATCGGCTACGGCTTTGTTCAAGCGTTCGCACCGAAACTGATTCGCAAAAGCGGCGGAGTTGCGGCGAAGGCTCGTGCAGCACAAATCTGGGCATTCGCGTTGGTGCTGGTCTCGGCAGCGATGGCACTGGCGATCCAATTCGATTTCCATCCCACCGCAAGCATCCTGATCGGGCTAACCGTGTTTGGGATCATCTTCGCAGTCAATTCTTCAATCCACTCCTACCTGATCCTCGCGTACACCGATTCCGATCAAGTGGCGCTCAACGTGGGCTTTTATTATATGGCCAACGCATGCGGACGATTGGTAGGCACGCTGTTGTCAGGCGTGGTGTATCTCTATGCGGGCTTGTCCGGCTGCCTATGGGCATCCACCGCCCTCGTCGCCGGAGCACTGTTGTCAACGATGTGGCTTCCGCGATCCAGTCACGAGAGCTCTGCAATCAGCGAAGCTGATGATGACATGCTGGCGGGAGTGACGAACGCTTAA
- a CDS encoding ArsJ-associated glyceraldehyde-3-phosphate dehydrogenase: MTIRVGINGFGRMGRLGLRAAWDYPEFEIVHINELKGDAETCAHLLEFDTVHGRWQHKVESNDDSITIDGKRVSVSSEASPGEVPWKDLGVDIVVESSGKFRTPETLQPYFANGIRKVVVAAPVKDNALNVVMGCNDHLYDPKTHHVVTAASCTTNCLAPVVKVIHESIGIEHGVITTLHDVTNTQVVVDAPHKDLRRARSCLNSLIPTTTGSAKAITMIYPELQGKLNGLAVRIPLLNASLTDCVFEVKKKTTAEEVNGLLKEASESSLSGILGFEEKPLVSADYVNDIRSGIVDGPSTMVVNDTQVKILAWYDNEIGYANRMMELVKKVATTLPVQ, from the coding sequence ATGACGATTCGTGTGGGGATCAATGGTTTTGGCCGTATGGGCCGACTTGGATTGCGTGCGGCATGGGACTATCCCGAGTTTGAAATTGTCCATATCAATGAACTCAAAGGCGACGCGGAAACCTGTGCTCACCTATTGGAATTCGATACCGTCCACGGACGCTGGCAACACAAGGTTGAGTCGAACGATGACTCGATTACCATCGACGGAAAACGCGTCTCGGTAAGCTCCGAAGCGAGTCCTGGCGAGGTTCCATGGAAAGACTTAGGCGTGGACATCGTGGTCGAATCTTCGGGGAAATTCCGCACGCCAGAAACGCTGCAACCGTATTTCGCAAACGGCATTCGCAAAGTGGTAGTGGCCGCACCAGTCAAGGACAATGCGTTGAATGTCGTCATGGGATGCAACGACCATCTCTACGATCCCAAAACCCACCATGTCGTCACAGCGGCATCGTGCACGACGAACTGCCTTGCCCCCGTGGTCAAAGTCATCCACGAAAGCATCGGTATCGAACACGGCGTGATCACCACACTGCACGATGTGACCAACACACAAGTCGTCGTCGACGCGCCACATAAAGACCTGCGACGGGCTCGTTCATGCCTGAACTCGTTGATTCCCACCACAACCGGATCGGCCAAAGCGATCACGATGATCTATCCGGAATTGCAAGGCAAACTGAACGGCTTGGCCGTGAGAATTCCACTGCTCAACGCGTCGCTGACCGATTGCGTGTTCGAAGTGAAAAAGAAGACGACCGCTGAAGAGGTTAACGGCCTTCTCAAAGAGGCCTCCGAAAGTTCGCTGAGTGGCATCCTCGGTTTTGAAGAAAAACCCCTCGTGTCGGCTGACTACGTCAACGACATTCGTTCGGGCATCGTCGATGGGCCGTCGACCATGGTGGTTAACGACACTCAAGTCAAAATCCTTGCCTGGTACGACAACGAGATCGGCTACGCCAATCGAATGATGGAACTGGTCAAGAAAGTCGCCACGACCCTACCGGTTCAGTAA
- a CDS encoding ArsR/SmtB family transcription factor: MKLNEAVVALSALAQESRLAVFRLLVKAGDEGYAAGEIAQKLGIPSATLSFHLKELAHAGLVNSRKDGRSIIYSMNSQGINCLMGFLIEDCCEGRPELCITAKCCDKPQKGKQPPKSTKARRKKIE, encoded by the coding sequence ATGAAACTAAACGAAGCCGTTGTTGCACTATCGGCGCTCGCACAAGAATCTCGTTTGGCCGTCTTTCGTTTGCTCGTCAAAGCAGGCGACGAAGGATATGCGGCGGGCGAAATCGCACAGAAGTTGGGCATTCCATCCGCCACATTGTCGTTTCACTTAAAGGAACTCGCTCACGCGGGGTTGGTGAATTCACGAAAGGATGGGCGTTCCATTATCTATTCAATGAACTCCCAGGGCATCAACTGCTTGATGGGATTCTTGATCGAAGATTGCTGTGAAGGGCGTCCGGAGTTGTGCATCACGGCGAAGTGCTGTGACAAGCCTCAAAAGGGCAAGCAGCCACCAAAATCCACCAAGGCAAGACGAAAGAAAATCGAATGA
- a CDS encoding alpha/beta hydrolase family protein, translating into MKPFIQPCLVQPIAFTRHSLFARLIVFAWMFTPLNFLSAQQPGTPWQANPEQVAKDSKRNPQFIYDEANVPSFVLPDPLKMTDGSPVTSAQQWNKGRRDELLELFRSEVYGHRPETEFAVRFEILSERDDLFAGLATGRDMQAIITIDGRSFKFPFTAFIPNSAKRKAPVIVLINNRHASSVQTVADQGDPIWPVQKLIEQGYATAAFHTSDVDPDSKDGYANGIRSFFANGQPPQNDAWRSLSAWGWGGSRVLDYMVSQPEVDSSRAAIAGHSRAGKTALWAAAEDPRFSIAYSNDSGCGGAALSRRRFGETVSRITTAFPHWFSKNFDAYGEQEDKLPVDQHELFALIAPRAVYVASADLDLWADPKGEYAAVVAAAPVYQLLGEPSITESQMPALETPRYVGKTGYHVRRGAHALSPLDWQFFLDFAATQWR; encoded by the coding sequence ATGAAGCCCTTCATCCAGCCCTGCCTCGTCCAACCAATCGCTTTCACGCGACACAGCCTCTTCGCACGACTCATCGTGTTCGCGTGGATGTTCACACCTCTGAATTTCCTTTCGGCGCAACAACCGGGAACGCCATGGCAGGCCAACCCTGAACAGGTTGCCAAGGATTCCAAACGGAACCCGCAATTCATTTACGATGAAGCCAACGTCCCCAGCTTTGTTCTTCCCGATCCGCTCAAGATGACCGACGGCAGTCCCGTTACCTCCGCACAGCAATGGAACAAGGGTCGGCGTGACGAACTGCTTGAATTGTTTCGAAGTGAAGTTTACGGACACCGGCCCGAAACGGAATTCGCGGTTCGTTTTGAAATACTATCTGAACGGGACGACCTATTCGCTGGTCTCGCAACCGGACGTGACATGCAGGCCATCATCACCATCGATGGTCGGTCGTTCAAATTTCCCTTTACTGCTTTCATCCCGAATTCGGCGAAGCGTAAAGCCCCGGTGATTGTCTTGATCAACAATCGCCACGCCAGTTCCGTTCAAACCGTTGCCGACCAAGGCGATCCCATTTGGCCGGTTCAGAAACTCATTGAACAAGGATACGCCACCGCGGCCTTCCATACATCGGATGTCGACCCTGACAGCAAAGACGGTTACGCCAACGGCATCCGTTCCTTCTTTGCCAACGGCCAACCACCGCAAAACGATGCTTGGCGAAGTTTGTCTGCATGGGGATGGGGTGGCAGTCGCGTGCTGGACTACATGGTCTCTCAACCAGAAGTGGACTCATCTCGCGCCGCGATCGCCGGCCATTCGCGAGCGGGCAAGACGGCCCTCTGGGCGGCTGCCGAAGACCCGCGTTTTTCGATCGCCTACAGCAACGATTCAGGCTGCGGAGGGGCAGCTCTATCGCGCCGTCGCTTCGGCGAAACCGTCAGCCGTATCACCACCGCTTTCCCCCACTGGTTCAGCAAGAACTTCGATGCCTACGGCGAACAGGAAGACAAGCTGCCAGTCGACCAGCACGAGTTATTCGCGTTGATCGCACCACGAGCAGTCTATGTAGCCAGCGCCGACCTAGATCTATGGGCCGACCCCAAAGGCGAGTACGCAGCCGTCGTCGCTGCCGCTCCCGTCTACCAACTGCTGGGCGAACCCTCGATCACCGAATCACAAATGCCTGCACTGGAAACACCGCGATACGTTGGTAAGACTGGCTACCATGTCCGGCGGGGCGCTCATGCCTTGTCGCCACTGGACTGGCAATTCTTTCTGGACTTCGCTGCGACACAGTGGAGATAG
- the leuD gene encoding 3-isopropylmalate dehydratase small subunit yields the protein MQNFTKHTGVVATLDRANVDTDQIIPKQFLKRIERTGFGQFLFFDWRFLDDGKTDNPDFELNRVNVKGASVLLARDNFGSGSSREHAVWALDDYGFRVVIAPSFADIFFNNCFNNGLLPIALSEADVEELFQRAAKGNPYQLTVNLEDQTITDGQGFDRSFDVDPSRKHKLLQGLDSIAETLQHEDKISAFEAKMA from the coding sequence ATGCAAAACTTCACTAAACACACTGGCGTCGTCGCGACCCTCGACCGTGCCAACGTCGACACCGACCAAATCATCCCCAAGCAATTCCTCAAACGCATCGAGCGAACCGGCTTCGGTCAGTTCCTGTTTTTTGACTGGCGTTTCTTGGACGACGGCAAAACCGACAACCCTGACTTCGAACTCAACCGAGTGAACGTCAAAGGCGCCTCGGTGCTCCTCGCTCGCGATAACTTCGGCAGCGGCAGCAGTCGCGAACACGCCGTTTGGGCGTTGGACGACTACGGTTTCCGTGTCGTCATCGCCCCTTCGTTCGCCGACATCTTCTTCAACAACTGCTTCAACAATGGCTTGCTTCCCATCGCATTAAGCGAAGCCGATGTGGAGGAATTGTTCCAACGCGCCGCCAAGGGCAACCCGTATCAACTGACGGTCAATCTCGAGGATCAAACGATCACCGACGGACAGGGCTTCGACCGCTCGTTCGACGTCGATCCCAGTCGCAAGCACAAGCTGCTTCAAGGCCTCGACAGCATCGCCGAAACCCTTCAACACGAAGATAAGATCTCGGCCTTCGAAGCCAAGATGGCCTAG